The sequence below is a genomic window from Desulfobulbus oligotrophicus.
TCTTGCCTTCATTCCTCTGGCCTTTCATCCCAAAAATACCCAGCTAACGGAACATTCCGGTACCACAGGGATCAATGATCTGAAAAATATAGCTGTCAGTCGGTTGATGCTGGACAATTTTCCTCATATCAAAGCCTACTGGGTGATGATTGGCCCTAAGTTGGCCCAGGTGGCACTTTCCTTTGGGGCTGATGACATGGATGGGACAGTCAAAGAGGAGGTGATCACCCATATGGCCGGCGCTGAAACTGCCCAGGCATTAGGGCACAAAACTCTGATTCGACTTATTCAAGAGGCCGGCCGGCAGCCGGTACAACGAGATACCCTTTACAACATCCTGGCAACCTACTGATGACTCTTCAGAAAATCATCGCCACCATTGAAGATGGTGAGCGTTTAACAGGGTCTGATTTTCTTCAGCTTGAACAGAAAGCAAGCGTCCATCAACTTGCTTTTCTGGCGCATGCAGTTCGAATGCGCTTACATCCTGCTCCAACCGTGACCTATGTTATTGACCGAAACATCAACTACACAGATATCTGTATCTCTGCCTGTAAGTTTTGTGCTTTTTTTAAAAGTCCGGAACAAAACAACGGACAGGTGTTATCGCAAGAGACCTTAGCTCAGAAAATAGCTGAAACCCAGAATGTCGGCGGCACGCAGATCCTGCTCCAGGGCGGGTTGCATCCGGATAAGCCTCTGGAGTTTTATGAGGACATGCTTCGGTTTATAAAGACAACCGGCATCCATATTCACGGATTCTCTCCACCGGAAATCGTCCACTTCAGCAAGCTGTCGGGTTTAACCATCAGAAAGGTCCTGCAGCGACTGATAGCTGCCGGCCTTGATTCCATCCCCGGTGGTGGTGCGGAAATTTTAAATAATCGGGTGCGTAAAGAGTTGGCGCCAAACAAATGTGATGCCGACCAGTGGATCGAAGTGATGGATACTGCGCATCATCTTGGTCTCCGCACGACTGCTACCATGATGTTTGGTCATATCGAGACTGTAGAGGAGCGGCTTGAACACCTTCAGAGGGTTCGGGATCTTCAGGATCGGACCGGCGGTTTTACAGCCTTTATTCCCTGGCCTTTTCAACCGGATCATACCCCATTGGCTGCTGCACGTAAGATCGAGAAAACAACGGCTATCAACTACCTCCGTATGCTGGCTCTGAGCCGGATTTTTCTGGACAATGTTCCTAACGTACAGGCGTCCTGGGTAACCCAGGGCCCGAAAATAGCACAGTTGTCTCTTTTTTTCGGTGCCAATGATTTTGGTTCAACCATGATAGAAGAAAATGTGGTGGCTGCAACCGGGGTACGGTTTCGTCTTTCTGAAGCAACAATCAGACAACTGATAACAGATGCCGGTTTTCAACCCCAACAGCGGTTGATGGATTACACACCAGTCCAATGACTGTTGACAGACCAACTATCCATACGGCCGACTGGGTCGTTCCGGTCAGTTGTCCGCCACTGAAAAACGGCGGTATCGTCCTCATCGAGAAGACTATAGCAGCAGTTGGTGAGGCAGCCCGACTGCAGCAGCTGTATCCGGGAGCTCAGATAAAAGATCATCCGCAGTCTCTTCTGACCCCGGCTCTGGTTAACGGGCATATTCATCTCGAACTTTCCCATTTACAGGCGTTGACAAAGACGTCGCCTGTCACGAGTTTCACCGGATGGATCACCGACCTGCTTGCCTTGCGTGACGAACTGGGAGCGGACGGTGAATCTGTCAGATCGGTGGCGCAGGAAACAGCCATTACCCAGTACCGGCTTGGTGTTGAAGTGATAGTTGATGTCGGCAACACCATGATTGGCCACAACCTGTTGGAAATCTTCCCGGGGACGCTGCTCCCGTTTAAGGAATATCTGGGGCTTGCTGCATCTACATTTGAGAAAACACACCACCGCCTGCAGCAAGAACCAGCCTCAGTTCGCTGTTCAGCACATGCCCCATATTCAACGCATCCTCGTTTACTCCAACGTATAAAGGCAAGGGCAAACGAACTTGGACATATTTTCCCCATTCATGTGGCAGAACCGGTTGCTGAAGGAGAGATGATCCGGGAGGGGAGGGGGGAGATGGTTGATTTCATTCGTCAGCGTGGCTTCTGGGACCATTCATTTCAGCCGAGAGGACAAGGTGGTTCCATCAACTATCTGTATGATCTCGGTGTGCTGGATGAGCAGACGTTATGTGTGCATTCGATTCACGTATCGGATGAGGAGATGCATATATTTGCCGGCCAGGGCGTTAAGATCTGCCTGTGTCCAGGGAGTAATCAGTTTTTGCATACCGGCACAGCTCCACTGCCACGTTACCTAGACCATGGCATCCTGCCTGCACTTGGTACAGATAGTCTGGCCAGTAACCCTGCCCTCTCTCTCTGGCGAGAGATGAGGATTCTTGCGCAGACATTTCCTGAAGTTGAACACGCTGCTCTTTTCCGCATGGCCACCCTGGGTGGAGCTGAAGCCGTGGGAATGGCTCGTTATTTCGGATCTCTGGAGCCGGGAAAAAGTGGCAATGTGTTAAAGATCCCTCTGCGTGAAGAGCTGACCACCGCAGAGCAGGTGTATCACCATTTGGTGCAAAAGGGGGAGGAAGTGCCTCCTCAACGATTGATACAGTGAGGCGTAAACATATGATACGGATTGGCATGGTGAACTACATCAATACAGCGCCGATTTATGAAGTGTGGAAAGAGCGCACAATGCCTGCTGAATGGGTCATGGTTGAAGGGCAGCCGAGTCAGTTGAATACCATGTTGGCCAATGATCAGATTGATATGGGGTTTGTCTCATCCTATGCCTATGCCATTCAGCCCGAACGGTATCAGATTCTGGCGGATCTGTCTATCAGCGCCACCGGGCCGGTTGGTTCAGTGTTTCTTTTTTCACATCTTCCTCCGGAAGAGCTTGACGGCAAATTAGTTAAATTAACCGCCCAATCCGATACATCCATCCGACTGGTCATGATCATCCTTGAAGAGTTTTATGGGGTGAAACCACGGTATGAAACAGGTGAGGTGTATGGCCCAACAGTGCAGAAAGACAAGGTAAGCGCTGTTTTGGCCATCGGTGATGATGCTCTTCGTCTTCGTGCAGAGAAGCAGTATCCCCTGCATCTTGATTTAGGTGAGATGTGGCATAAGCGGACAGGCTTGCCATTTGTGTTTTCAGTCTGCGCTGTTCGCGAGGCCTTTCTTCGTGAACAGCCTGCAGCTGCTCGGGCTATCCGCAAAGCTTTGGTTGACTGTCGGCAGCAGGGAACTGTACAGATGGCAGATATTTGTGAGAGAGTGGCCCGGCGTATTCCCATGGACTGTGAGACGTGCTCCCGGTATCTTATGGGCATAGAACATGATCTTTCAGCGGTGAAGTTGCAGGCACTCGAACAGTTTTTTCAATATATGGTTGATCGCGGTGAAGTTCCTGCCAGTGCTTTACCTCTGAAAATTTTTGAATAATCTTTGATACAAGTTTACAGCACACTATGCCCCGGATGGACAATGAATCTCCAGAGGATAAAAAACAGTTTGTCAAAACTAAATTCGCTGCAATCAGCGGTCGGTACGACCTTCTCAACTCTCTGTTATCTTTACAGATTGATCGATACTGGCGATGGCGGACCACACGTTTGCTGCGATCTTTTCCTGATGGCTGGATCCTTGATCTCTGCGCCGGAACCCTGCCGCTCTCCCTTGAGCTAACGCGGCAATCTTCACAAAGATCTGTGTTAGCCGTTGATTTTTGTGAGGATATGGTACGGTCAGGTATTGCAAGCCTGCCCAACGATGATCGGGCAGGCCGTATTTTTCCAACTTGTGGTGATGGCGAGCTCATCCCTGCACCAGCCAATGTTTTCTGGGGATGCACGGTTGCCTTTGGTGTGCGTAACCTTGCCAATGTCATTCAGGGATTACGGGAAATGCACCGTGTTCTGAAGCCTGGTGGTAAACTGCTTATTCTGGAGTTCTCTCGCCCGACCAATGTGGTGATTAAACCGATATATACTTTTTATTTAAACAGGGTCCTGCCCGCAGTGGCTGGTTTAATTTCCGGTGATAAAGAGGCGTATCAGTATCTTGCCTCTTCAATCGCAGCTTTTTATGAGCCGCAAGAGTTGTTAGCCATGATGCGGGAAGCCGGCTTTGTGCAGATAGAAAGAAAACCCCTTACCTTTGGTATTGTTTCAATTTATATAGGGGTCAAAGAATGACCGCAGATAAACGTCCACGCATCATTCTCGGCATTACCGGTGCAACCGGTATGCTGTACCTACCGCCGTTTTTGCGGTTATTAGCTGCGCAACAGGTGGAAGTACACGGCATTGTTTCTGAGGCCGGCCGTAAAGTGTTGCAGTTTGAGCTCGGAGTGCAGCCTGAACATCTAGCGCCGGTGTCCCGGTGGTTTAGCCACGATGATTTTTTTGCTCCTCCGGCATCCGGCTCCTCTCTGTATGATGCCATGGTTGTTTTACCATGCAGTATGGGCAGCCTGGCAGCCATTGCAAGAGGATACTGTGCAAACTTATTGCACCGTTGTGCAGATGTCACCCTCAAGGAACGGCGACCTCTGCTGCTGGCCGTACGGGAAACCCCATTGAACCGGACCCATCTCAGCAATATGCTGGCCGCTCACGATGCCGGCGCTACAATCTGTCCGCCCATGCCGTCGTTTTATCATTCCCCCCAAACTCTTGAAGATCTGGCCAGACACTTCGGAGCCCGACTCTGTGATCTTCTTGGTGTTTCTGTTGATGAAACTGAAGTAAAACGCTGGGCTCAAGAGGGATGAATATGTGGAGAAAAATTGTCATTCTGCTTGAGATGATCAAGTTCGAGCATACTGTTTTTGCCATGCCTTTTGCACTGATGGGCGCCTTTCTTGCCCAACGTGGTATGCCCACCTTGTATACATTTTTCTGGGTTATTGCGGCAATGGTTGGTGCCCGGACCTGTGCCATGGGGTTTAATCGAATAGTCGACCGACGTTTTGATGCTGCCAACCCCAGGACCGCTGACCGAGCATTGCCGGCAGGGCAGGTGAGTCTTTCTGCATCGTGGGCGATGGTCACCTTGGCAGGAACACTGTTTTTTTTCGCCTGTTTTATGCTCAACCCACTGGCCCTGGCCATAGCACCTTTTGCACTGGGGCTGACTTTATTCTACTCGTTAACCAAACGTTTCACCTGGTTATGCCATGTCGTGCTCGGTGTTGCACTTGCCTTTTCACCGCTGGGCGGCTGGATTGCCGTTGCCGCGAGCTTTGATGCTTACCCATGGGTACTTTCCCTTGGAGTACTCTTTTGGGTAGCTGGTTTTGATTGTATCTACGCCTGCCTTGATACGGAATTTGATCGGAAAACAGGGCTGTTCTCAATGCCGGCAATTTTCGGTCGGCGGAACAGCTTTCGCATCGCAGTCATCTTTCATGCTTTTGCCTTTCTCCTCTTCACACTGGTCGGCATGCAGATGCAATTAAACTTCTGGTATTATTCCGGCATTATCATTACAGGTTTTGCCTTATTTTATCAGCATCTTATTGTTAATCCCAGGGATCTGACGCGTATTCAGCAATCTTTTTTTTCAATGAACGGTCTGATTGCCTTAACCCTCTTTTTTGCCACCTGGTTATCGCTGGCGACTGATTGACGGCATGAGACCACGAACGTTTTTGCTGTTAACAGTCCTCGCGCTGACGACTTTTAGCGCGATAAAAGAAGGGGCGGCTCAAGAATATCAGCCTCCACCGGCACAGATCGATCAGAATATTTTAGCTGTTATTTTTTCTGGAGATGAGATGTTGCGTTATGCTGTCACCTGGGGCGGGGGGGTTAAAATCGGTGACATCAAGATGACGATTCAACGGGATTCAACGAAAGCAGACATCTTTAATATATCAGCACATATTACGGATACCGGTCCACTGAAAATGCTGTATCCCGTTAATGACACCTTTGCATGTCTGGTTTCAGGGCCCATGAAATTACCCTACCAGTACACGGTTCATCAAAAGGAAGGTTTTGGTCGCGAGATACACAGATTCACACGGTATGATCAAGCAAACCATCTGGTCTGGTATCGGAAAAACAAGCAGGATGAACAGAGAATTGAGATAACCGGACCAACGTATAACGAATTTGCTGCGTTCGTCATTACCCGATCCCTCGCATTTACCGAGGGAGAATCAATTATTGTTCCAACCTTTGCCGATAAAAAACGACATGAGGTTAAAGTCACTGTTGTGGGGAAAGAGAAACGGCGAACTCGGTTTGGTTCTAAAAACACTTTGGTGGTACAACCACAGATGCCGTTTAAAGGGCTGTATGAAAAGAGCGGTAATACAACGCTCTGGCTCACCGACGATCGATGCCGGATACCGCTTGAAATTCATTCTAAAATAGTGATCGGTTCTTTGGTTGCGGAATTGGTGGGATATACCAACCCCGCTTGTCCTGATTTTACGCGCACCCTGTCAGATGAACAGATTCAATAGCAAAACTCTCCACAAAATGCAATCAGCCAATCTGAACTTCAATTTTTCTGGGTTGCAGTGGTTGGATCTTTGGCAGTCGTACCGTAAGAACACCATCGGTTAAGGAAGCTGCAATACGTTCTTGATCAATGGTTTCAGCAACTGTAAAGCGACGCAGATAATGACCGGTTTCATATTCTTCAAGAATAAGACGGCCGGATTGCGCAGGGGGAAGTCGACGGCCCTGGATGGTAAGGATGCTGTCCTCAAGGGAAAGGTCGAGGTCATCCGTAACTACTCCCGGCATATCTGCAATAACTATAACTTCTTGATCTGTTTCGTAAATATCAACGTGCGGCGCAAAGTAAAGCTCATTTTTTGTCTGTTCACCGCTGAGTTGTGCAGCTTTTTTTTCTTGAATTTTCAGTTCCTGTTCAGTCATGATAACCTCTCTACTCTGCATTGACTTTAATTTGACGTGGCGTAGCAGCGGATGCCTTGAACAGAGTAATGGTGAGGATGCCGTTTGCAAGGCGAGCATCGACTTGTTCCGGATCAACTTTGACGGGTAATGCTATGGATCGACTAAAACTTCCTGCTTCAATTTCTCGGCGGTGATACGAGATCCCGCTCTCACTCTGGCGGCGGTCTCGTTTACCTTGCAAAGTGAGCGTGTCACCCTCCAGGGAAAGATCAAGGTTGTCCACCTTTACACCTGGTAATTCGGCGGTTATTACCAGACGATCAGTCGCCTCATACATGTTGAGGGCAGGGTAGACATTGGCTAATCCTTGCCCCTTTCCTCTTTCGATATATGTTCGGGAAAGTTCATCAAGCCCTTGGCGAATGCGTTCAAATTCAGCCCATGGATTACGAAAGGGTGGGCGATCGGTAAAACGTACAAATGTCATGATATACACCTCTGTAACGGGGTTGTGAATGTAATGGTTGTTGTCAGACAAGGTAAGATCCGGACTGTGCTTGTCAAGAAACATGCTGGGACAGGAAAGAATAGGTTTAATGGGTCAATAAAAAAGGAGTGCTATATGGATGCGGCTATCATAACAACCGAATGTCCGGATTTAACTTTGATACACCGGGGTAAGGTGCGGGATATGTACGAGATTCCCGGCCATGCAGACAAACTGCTGATGGTGGCAACGGATCGGATCTCAGCCTATGATGTGGTGATGGCGGAGCCGATTCCGGGAAAAGGGAAGATCCTCACCGCCATCTCTTTGTTTTGGTTCAGGTTGCTCAGCGACATTGTTCCCAACCACCTGATCAGTGCTGAAATCAGCGAGTTTCCAGCAGTATGTCAGCAGTATAAAACGCAGTTAGAGGGGCGCTCCATGCTGGTCAAACGGACCCGGGTTGTGCCCGTCGAATGCATTGTTCGAGGGTATTTGAGCGGCTCGTTCTGGAGTGCCTACCAAAAAAACACCACGGTCTGTGGATTTGAGTTGCCGGCAGGCATGCGTGAGTCCGAACAGTTCTCTGAGCCGTTGTTTACGCCTTCAACAAAGGCTGATCAAGGACTGCATGATGAAAACATATCACTGGCACAGATGCGGCAGTTGATTGGCGATACTTTAACCGAGCAGATGGCTGATGTGAGTGTTCAGCTCTATCAACGTGCCGCTGAATATGCCCGTACAAAAGGCATAATCATTGCTGATACGAAATTTGAAATGGGGCTGGACGGTGATACGCTCACCTTGGTTGATGAGGTGCTGACACCGGATTCCTCACGATTCTGGCCACTTGATCAGTATACACCGGGAAAAGGACAGCCGAGTTTTGATAAACAGTTCCTGCGAGATTTTCTCTCTTCTCTGCAGTGGAATAAACAACCACCACCACCGGCAATCCCTGCTGACATTCTGGAGAAAACAAAAAATCGTTATCAGGAGGCCCAGGACAGGTTAACTCGCTGACCATGCTCAATCCTCCTGTTCAACAAGGCCTTTTTGAGCAGAACAGGAGGATGAAGTGGTGATGTGCAAAGTGACACCATCGAAATCAACCGTATCTCCAGGATAGAGCTTGCGACGTTTGCGGATTTCCTTGGAGCCGTTCACCAGGGCTGTGCCTTGACTGATAAGAAATCTTGCTTCACCACCACTGGCCACCATATTTTCCCGTTTGAGCAGTTTGTCCAGTTCGATATACGATGTGGTAATTGTCACTAAACGATGGTTTTCTTGTTGCATAGTATATACGATGAAAGGGACTCAACCGGGGATAGCAGGGGGCAGGGATGATAGGTTACCTTGTTTGTATGACGGTGCGCATGCAAAGCAAGGTTACAGAGCCCGCATGTACTCAGGCTTAAGTGGCCTGTCACCAGCAAGCGCCTGGTCGATCAGTTGTAAGGTTGCTGTATACTCTTCAGGTAGTTTGGCGCGAATGGGGAGGTAGTTCGAGGCATGGTTTGCATGGAACAGGCCGTTGGTGAGGTGAGTGTTGGCAATCATCGTGCGCAATTCCTGTAAGATTACCAAAGGTTCGGGAACAACAAACTCACCTGCCTGAATCTGGGCAGAGAGAGGCGTTCCCGGTTCAACCATAAGACTCAGTGCCCCGACATATTCAGGATCCAGAGCTGTAAGCGCTTTCCCTGTTGCCACGGCATGGGCCGGCGAATCTTCCTTGCCGGCAATACCCAAGAGCACGGTTATGGACAACGGAATACCGGCTGCCTTCACCTTGTGTCCCATGGCGATCATCTCTTCTGCAGTCATACCTTTGCACATCTGTTGCAAGGTGTCGTTGTTGCCACTCTCCAATCCCATATAGATAATACCCAGGCCCAGATCACGAAGTATGCGCAGTTCTTCAACTGTTTTTGTTCGTAGGTTTTTACCGTTCGCGTAGAGACCGACCCTTTCAACTCGCGGCAGTTTTTCCTTGATCTGCTTGAGAATAGTCTGCAGTTTGGCAAAAGGTAAAATCAGGGCATCACCATCACATAAAAACAAACGTCTGGCATACGACATGTTGCGGGCAGCATAGTCGATATCAGCATAAATGATATCGTCAGGAACGAGAGTAAAACGTTTGTCTTTATACATTCCACAGAAGGTGCATCTGTTGTGCGAGCAACCTGTTGTGACCTGTAATAAAATACTGTTGGCCTCACTGGGGGGGCGATAAATGGTTCCTTGATAGTGCATAGTTTCCTAAATGAAAAAGTTACCGAGAGCAGCCGGTTCAGGTGAGGGGTTTTAACTGGTGAACAAAAACCGCCATGTCGTGCCTGATTTGCAGATAACGTTCCCGGCTTAATCCCGCACCTAAGCCAACCCGCTCGGCCATCTCCGGTGTTAAAAAATCGCCTGGTGCATGCGCATCGGCATTAATCGCTAATTGAGCACCGGTCCGTTCCGCCATTTTAGCGACATGGCCATTGGTGAGACTGTGACCTCTTCGTCCCGACAGCTCAAGGAAGATATTATTTTTAGCGGCCAACTGAGCCTCCTCCTCAGTAATAAAACCGGGATGGGCTAAAAGATCGATATCGGCCTCCAGGGCTGCACGATTTGTGCCTGGAGCGACAGGTTCAACGGGAGATTCACCGTGGACAACCACCAATTGTGCACCAAGTTCCCGAGACTGTGCAGCAAGCGGAGCGATAAGGGGTGGCGGTACATGTGTAAGTTCAACCCCGACGATCAGTTGTGTACGGTTGACGGGGTTCATGTCTTTGGCGGCTCGTAACAGAGCTGGTATCAGGATGGAAATATTTGAAGAATCGGCATGGTCAGTGATTGCTATAGCAGTGTAGCCAAGGGTTTCAACGCGTCGTACATGTTCGGCAGGTACCAGCGCGCCATCACTGAAGAAAGAATGAGAATGTAGATCGATCATAGTATTTAAATAAGTAGTAATTTTGCTATTCAGAAAGTCGACCTTTCAACGAATGATTACCCGCATGTTCGATAATCACCAGGGCAAGGTCTCCAGGGAGTAAGGAGTCAACATTTCCTGCAGCATGGACCATATGGTTGGTGGCGGTGCGTCCTTTAATTTCTCCGTCCAGTATCGATTCAATCATAATCTCAACTGTTTTTTCTAAGTATTCTCTGTTCCGTTGTAAACTGATTTTGTTTTGCTCCTTCTGGAAAGTGGCGAGGCGTTTGGATTTTATTTCTTCCGGGATCTTGTCTGTAAAACTTGTGGATCGTGTGTGAGGGCGATCTGAATATTTAAAGGAGAAGGAGCCATGGAACCGGACTTCTTGCAAGAGACGCATTGTCGCGGCAAAATCTACATCAGTCTCGCCGGGAAATCCGACAATCACATCTGTTGCCAAGGCGATATCCGGACGATACTGTCTAAGCCTGGCAACTTTTTGAAGATAACTCTCTACAGTGTACTTGCGGTTCATACGTTGTAAAATTTTGTCGGACCCTGATTGGACCGGCAGATGAAAGTGCGGGCAAAGATTTTCCAGTTCTGCAAAACATTGCATCAGTTCTTCTGACAGATCCTTGGGGTGCGAGGTGGTAAAACGAAGCCTTTGCAAACCTTGCACAGCCGATACCTTGCGCAAAAGCTGCGGAAAGGAGACCGGCCTTGGATCCACTGTGTTGGTGGCGCCATACGAGTTGACGTTTTGTCCCAGCAGGGTAATCTCCCGCACCCCTTGTTCAACAAGAAGCTCTACCTCTTCCAGAATATCACGTACAGACCGGCTGATCTCCCTGCCTCTTGTTGTCGGAACAACACAGTAACTGCAAAAATTATCACACCCCTGCATGATTGTGACAAACTGCTTAAATCCAGGCGTGATCGCGGTTTTTTCGTTGTTAACAAGCAGTTTCTGAAAAGGGGGGATTGAAAAAGATGACTCCATATTGGTGGCAATCTCTTTTTGGGTCATCCCGCTTAACAGACGATCGAGCATTGCAGGTAAGCGATAAATTTGCTGAGTACCGACAATTAAATCGACATGGGGCATGCGTGATCGGAGATGTTCACCTTCCTGCTGGGCAACACAACCGATCACACCAACAACTAAAGAGGGATTTTTCTTTTTTTCTTCACGCAGTGAACCAATCAGACTGAAGGCCTTTTGTTCCGCTTTTTCTCTGATACTACAGGTATTAACCAGAATAAGATCAGCCTCCTCCTGCACAGAGGTCGTTGCAAATCCTTCTTGAGCAAGCAGTTGTGCAATGACCTCTGAGTCTCGCTCATTCATCTGACAGCCAAAGGTTTTAATGTATAATTTTCTGCTCATTAAGACTATTATCCCGTTGATTTCGGATGAATGTCGGTACGATCGGGCGTCAGAGTTTCAGCCAGTGCCTCTAAAAGCCGCATGGTTTTCATATAATGACAATCAAAGGTCTGAATACTGACCAAGCCGATTTCAGCAGTAATGGTGGAAAGGATGGCCAAGCCGTCATATCCCTCTAGTATAAATCTCAACCAGCTGATCTTACAGGGTTTAATTAAAAGAGGGTAGGTGATAAGTTTAGGCATTGAGTGCAAGAAAACAGTGAACAAGGTTTACTGATACAACAGATTAAACGGCTATAGTCGCGTCAATATCTTTAATTATGTGTTTGTATTTTTCAAGTATGGGGTCAACGTACTGTTGAAGAAACTCCACTGTTTGCATTGCTGCTCGACCGGTAAACGCTTGATAATCACCCAAAAGAGCATCAAGTTCCTGTTGGCTGAAGGGGACACGGTCATCTTGCGCAAGCAGTTCAAGCAGGTTATTGGCAAGGCCCTCGTGTTTAACCGCAAAACCAGCGGCTACAGAATACTCTCGTATTATTTCATGCATCTCCTGCCGGCTTTTTCCACGCTCCACACAGGCCATGAGAATTTTTTCAGTGGCCATAAAGGGGAGTTCTTCTTTTAGATGTTTCTCTATTTGTTTCGGATAAACAACCATTTTACTGGTAATATTCATATAAATCTTCAAAATTGCGTCTGTCAGTAGAAAGGCCTGCGGAATATCCATCCGGCGAATAGCTGAATCATCCAGGGTTCGCTCAAACCACTGATTAGCGGCGGTGGCAGCAAAGTTGCCTGGTAATCCCATCAGTTTTCGAGCCAAGCCTGTCATACGTTCTGCTCGCATCGGGTTACGCTTGTATGCCATTGCCGAGCTGCCCACCTGTTTACTCTCAAACGGTTCTTCCTGTTCTTTCAAATTGGACAGTAAGCGTAAATCAACAGCAAATTTGTGAGCGGAAGCTCCGATCCCCGATAAAGTTTCAGCTGTTTTCATATCAA
It includes:
- the mqnC gene encoding cyclic dehypoxanthinyl futalosine synthase produces the protein MTLQKIIATIEDGERLTGSDFLQLEQKASVHQLAFLAHAVRMRLHPAPTVTYVIDRNINYTDICISACKFCAFFKSPEQNNGQVLSQETLAQKIAETQNVGGTQILLQGGLHPDKPLEFYEDMLRFIKTTGIHIHGFSPPEIVHFSKLSGLTIRKVLQRLIAAGLDSIPGGGAEILNNRVRKELAPNKCDADQWIEVMDTAHHLGLRTTATMMFGHIETVEERLEHLQRVRDLQDRTGGFTAFIPWPFQPDHTPLAAARKIEKTTAINYLRMLALSRIFLDNVPNVQASWVTQGPKIAQLSLFFGANDFGSTMIEENVVAATGVRFRLSEATIRQLITDAGFQPQQRLMDYTPVQ
- a CDS encoding amidohydrolase family protein yields the protein MTVDRPTIHTADWVVPVSCPPLKNGGIVLIEKTIAAVGEAARLQQLYPGAQIKDHPQSLLTPALVNGHIHLELSHLQALTKTSPVTSFTGWITDLLALRDELGADGESVRSVAQETAITQYRLGVEVIVDVGNTMIGHNLLEIFPGTLLPFKEYLGLAASTFEKTHHRLQQEPASVRCSAHAPYSTHPRLLQRIKARANELGHIFPIHVAEPVAEGEMIREGRGEMVDFIRQRGFWDHSFQPRGQGGSINYLYDLGVLDEQTLCVHSIHVSDEEMHIFAGQGVKICLCPGSNQFLHTGTAPLPRYLDHGILPALGTDSLASNPALSLWREMRILAQTFPEVEHAALFRMATLGGAEAVGMARYFGSLEPGKSGNVLKIPLREELTTAEQVYHHLVQKGEEVPPQRLIQ
- a CDS encoding menaquinone biosynthetic enzyme MqnA/MqnD family protein, which gives rise to MIRIGMVNYINTAPIYEVWKERTMPAEWVMVEGQPSQLNTMLANDQIDMGFVSSYAYAIQPERYQILADLSISATGPVGSVFLFSHLPPEELDGKLVKLTAQSDTSIRLVMIILEEFYGVKPRYETGEVYGPTVQKDKVSAVLAIGDDALRLRAEKQYPLHLDLGEMWHKRTGLPFVFSVCAVREAFLREQPAAARAIRKALVDCRQQGTVQMADICERVARRIPMDCETCSRYLMGIEHDLSAVKLQALEQFFQYMVDRGEVPASALPLKIFE
- a CDS encoding ubiquinone/menaquinone biosynthesis methyltransferase, yielding MPRMDNESPEDKKQFVKTKFAAISGRYDLLNSLLSLQIDRYWRWRTTRLLRSFPDGWILDLCAGTLPLSLELTRQSSQRSVLAVDFCEDMVRSGIASLPNDDRAGRIFPTCGDGELIPAPANVFWGCTVAFGVRNLANVIQGLREMHRVLKPGGKLLILEFSRPTNVVIKPIYTFYLNRVLPAVAGLISGDKEAYQYLASSIAAFYEPQELLAMMREAGFVQIERKPLTFGIVSIYIGVKE
- a CDS encoding UbiX family flavin prenyltransferase, producing MTADKRPRIILGITGATGMLYLPPFLRLLAAQQVEVHGIVSEAGRKVLQFELGVQPEHLAPVSRWFSHDDFFAPPASGSSLYDAMVVLPCSMGSLAAIARGYCANLLHRCADVTLKERRPLLLAVRETPLNRTHLSNMLAAHDAGATICPPMPSFYHSPQTLEDLARHFGARLCDLLGVSVDETEVKRWAQEG
- a CDS encoding UbiA-like polyprenyltransferase, which translates into the protein MWRKIVILLEMIKFEHTVFAMPFALMGAFLAQRGMPTLYTFFWVIAAMVGARTCAMGFNRIVDRRFDAANPRTADRALPAGQVSLSASWAMVTLAGTLFFFACFMLNPLALAIAPFALGLTLFYSLTKRFTWLCHVVLGVALAFSPLGGWIAVAASFDAYPWVLSLGVLFWVAGFDCIYACLDTEFDRKTGLFSMPAIFGRRNSFRIAVIFHAFAFLLFTLVGMQMQLNFWYYSGIIITGFALFYQHLIVNPRDLTRIQQSFFSMNGLIALTLFFATWLSLATD
- a CDS encoding DUF3108 domain-containing protein; the protein is MRPRTFLLLTVLALTTFSAIKEGAAQEYQPPPAQIDQNILAVIFSGDEMLRYAVTWGGGVKIGDIKMTIQRDSTKADIFNISAHITDTGPLKMLYPVNDTFACLVSGPMKLPYQYTVHQKEGFGREIHRFTRYDQANHLVWYRKNKQDEQRIEITGPTYNEFAAFVITRSLAFTEGESIIVPTFADKKRHEVKVTVVGKEKRRTRFGSKNTLVVQPQMPFKGLYEKSGNTTLWLTDDRCRIPLEIHSKIVIGSLVAELVGYTNPACPDFTRTLSDEQIQ
- a CDS encoding Hsp20/alpha crystallin family protein, with the translated sequence MTEQELKIQEKKAAQLSGEQTKNELYFAPHVDIYETDQEVIVIADMPGVVTDDLDLSLEDSILTIQGRRLPPAQSGRLILEEYETGHYLRRFTVAETIDQERIAASLTDGVLTVRLPKIQPLQPRKIEVQIG
- a CDS encoding Hsp20/alpha crystallin family protein; this encodes MTFVRFTDRPPFRNPWAEFERIRQGLDELSRTYIERGKGQGLANVYPALNMYEATDRLVITAELPGVKVDNLDLSLEGDTLTLQGKRDRRQSESGISYHRREIEAGSFSRSIALPVKVDPEQVDARLANGILTITLFKASAATPRQIKVNAE
- a CDS encoding phosphoribosylaminoimidazolesuccinocarboxamide synthase, encoding MDAAIITTECPDLTLIHRGKVRDMYEIPGHADKLLMVATDRISAYDVVMAEPIPGKGKILTAISLFWFRLLSDIVPNHLISAEISEFPAVCQQYKTQLEGRSMLVKRTRVVPVECIVRGYLSGSFWSAYQKNTTVCGFELPAGMRESEQFSEPLFTPSTKADQGLHDENISLAQMRQLIGDTLTEQMADVSVQLYQRAAEYARTKGIIIADTKFEMGLDGDTLTLVDEVLTPDSSRFWPLDQYTPGKGQPSFDKQFLRDFLSSLQWNKQPPPPAIPADILEKTKNRYQEAQDRLTR